A genomic window from Streptomyces mirabilis includes:
- a CDS encoding NlpC/P60 family protein, with product MGSHRRRPPSGFDRGASAAGIAGIAVTVVSVAAAALGAVPAAAAPKDDTRAEVDRLYIQAEKATEAFNKADERTGVLREEVSTAQDRIARQQERINTMRDALGSLAGAQYRAGGLDPSLALLFSDSPAEYLDKAAALDRINAHQAGELKDLQLAMRDLAQEREEATAELAELEKSTKAVAQHKRTVEKKLAKARILLNSLPSAERAAYDRASRSGRSDLPEPGGVTPASGRAAAALAAARSALGRPYMWGANGPGGFDCSGLMQWSYRQAGVGLPRTSQEQRYAGRQVSLSQAQPGDLITYRSDASHVAMYVGNGQVIHAPYPGAPVRYDPVGMMPISSVTRV from the coding sequence GTGGGGTCCCATCGCCGCCGTCCACCGTCCGGGTTCGACCGGGGCGCCAGCGCCGCGGGCATCGCCGGCATCGCCGTGACCGTGGTGTCCGTCGCGGCCGCCGCCCTCGGGGCCGTACCGGCCGCCGCAGCACCGAAGGACGACACCCGGGCCGAGGTGGACCGCCTGTACATCCAGGCGGAGAAGGCAACCGAGGCGTTCAACAAGGCCGACGAGCGCACGGGAGTCCTGCGCGAAGAGGTGAGCACGGCACAGGACCGCATCGCCCGGCAGCAGGAGCGCATCAACACCATGCGGGACGCGCTCGGTTCGCTCGCCGGGGCCCAGTACCGCGCGGGCGGCCTCGACCCCTCCCTGGCGCTGCTCTTCTCCGACAGCCCCGCCGAGTACCTCGACAAGGCCGCCGCGCTCGACCGGATCAACGCCCACCAGGCGGGCGAACTCAAGGACCTCCAGCTCGCCATGCGCGACCTCGCCCAGGAGCGCGAGGAGGCGACCGCCGAACTCGCCGAGCTGGAGAAGAGCACCAAGGCCGTCGCCCAGCACAAGCGGACCGTCGAAAAGAAACTCGCCAAGGCGCGCATACTGCTCAACTCGCTGCCGTCCGCCGAGCGCGCCGCCTACGACCGGGCCTCTCGCTCCGGACGCTCCGACCTGCCCGAACCCGGCGGTGTCACGCCCGCCTCGGGGCGCGCCGCCGCCGCCCTCGCCGCGGCCCGCTCCGCACTCGGCCGCCCCTACATGTGGGGCGCCAACGGGCCCGGCGGATTCGACTGTTCCGGCCTCATGCAGTGGTCGTACCGGCAGGCGGGCGTCGGTCTGCCGCGCACCTCCCAGGAACAGCGCTACGCCGGACGGCAGGTGTCGCTCTCCCAGGCGCAGCCCGGCGACCTCATCACCTACCGCTCCGACGCGAGCCATGTCGCGATGTACGTGGGCAACGGCCAGGTGATCCATGCGCCCTATCCGGGTGCGCCGGTGCGCTACGACCCGGTGGGCATGATGCCCATCTCGTCCGTCACGCGGGTCTGA